One Variibacter gotjawalensis genomic window, GATCTCGCGTATCATCTCGGCCGCGCGCTGCAACTCACCAACATCTCGCGCGATATCGACGAGGACGCCGACATCGGCCGTCTTTATCTGCCGCGTGAAGCGCTCGAAGCAGCCGGCATCACGACGACCGATCCGCATGCCGCCATCGCGAGCCCGCGCATCGGCGAGGTCGGCAATGCGGTCCTGGCGCGCGCCCGCGATCACTTCGCGCGCGCCGACGCAATCATGGCTGCCGCCCCGCGACGCACGGTCAAAGCTCCACGCATCATGGGCGAAGCTTATCGTGCTATATTCGACGGGCTTGTCGCGCGCGGCTTTGCGCCGCCGCGCGAGCGCGTCAGCATTTCCAAGCCAAAACTTCTCATCGCCATTTTGAAATACGCGTTTATCTGATGCCCAGCACAGTCCACATCATTGGTGCCGGCCTTGCCGGTCTCGCCGCTGCCATTCGCCTGCAGGAGAATGGCTATCGCACGATCGTGCATGAGGCGACCGGCCATGTCGGCGGCCGCTGCCGCTCGTTCTACGATGCAGCGACAGACCTCGTGATCGACAACGGCAACCACCTTCTGCTGTCGGCGAACCACGCAGTGCTCGAATATGCGCGCACGCTCGGCACCGAAGACCGTCTCTCCGGTCCGGCGAAACCCGATTTCGATTTCTACGACCTCAAGAGCAATCTTCACTGGAAGCTGCGTATCAGCCCGGGCCGGATACCGTGGTGGGTCTTCGATCCGAAGAGCCGCGTGCCCGGCACGACGACAGTCGACTATCTCAAGCTCGTGCCGTTGCTGATGTCGAGCAGCGACAAGCCGCTCGCCGATGTTATTCCGACCAGTGGCGTCCTCTACGAGCGCCTGATCCAGCCGTTGATGTTGGCGGCGCTCAACGTCGATCCGAAGACCGGATCGTCGGCGCTGGCCGCGCAAGTCGTGCGCGAGACGCTTGCGGCCGGTGGTCAGCAGTGCCGACCGCTGATCGCGAGCACAGGTCTGAGTGACGTGCTCATCGAGCCCGCCGTCGCGCGTATCACCGAGGGGCACGGCGAAGTGCGTATGCGTCACGAACTGCGCCGCATCCTCCACGAGGGCGACCGCGCGACCGCGCTCGACTTCGGCGAGAACACGATCCTGCTCGAAGGGGACGACGCCGTCGTCGTCGCGGTCCCGGCTTACGCCGCCGCGACGCTGATCCCAGGCCTCAACGTGCCGACCGACATGCGACCAATCCTCAACGTGCATTTCGCGATCAAGCCTCCGAAGGGCGTTTCGCAATTGATCGGCGTCGTCAACGCGACCACCGAGTGGATTTTCGCGTTTCCTAACCGGCTTTCGGTCACGGTTAGCGGCGCCGAGCGCCTGATGGCCGAGCCGCGCGAGCAGCTAGCAGAGGCGATCTGGCAAGAGGTCGCGGCAGTCACGGGCCTTACCGGCACGCCGATGCCGCGGTGGCAGATCGTCCGCGAGCGCCGTGCGACTTTTGCCTCAATTCCAGCCGAAAACGCCAAGCGACCCGGCACGGCTACGCGCTGGAAAAACGTGGCCCTCGCGGGCGATTTCACCCAGACCGGCCTGCCGGCGACGCTCGAGGGCGCAACGCGCTCCGGCAATCGCGCGGCCGATCTTCTGATGAGCAGATAATGGATCAAAGCGCGACACTCCCCCGCGAAGTCTTGGAGCGCCACATCGGCAAAGCGACCGATGCGCTTCTCGCGGACCAGAAGCCGGACGGCCATTGGGTCTTCGAGCTCGAAGCCGACGCGACGATTCCGGCCGAATACGTCCTCATGCGCCACTATCTTGGCGAGCCGGTAGCGCACGAACTCGAGCGAAAGATCGCGGTTTATCTCCGCCGCATTCAGGGCAAGCACGGCGGCTGGCCTCTGTTCCACGACGGCGCCTTCGACATGAGCGCTAGCGTGAAGGCTTATTTGGCGCTCAAGATGATCGGCGAGGATATCAATGCGCCGCACATGACGCGCGCGCGCGAAGCGATCTTGTCGCGCGGCGGCGCCGTCTACTCGAACGTCTTCACGCGCATTCTGCTGTCGCTCTACGGCGTCATTCCGTGGAAGGCCGTGCCCGTGATGCCGGTCGAGATCATGCTGCTGCCGAAGTGGTTCCCGTTCCACCTCGACAAAGTTTCGTATTGGGCGCGTACCGTGATCGCGCCGCTGCTCGTGTTGCAGGCTTTGAAGCCGCGCGCGCGCAACAAACTCGGTGTGAAGATTGACGAGCTGTTCCATCAGGATCCGCAGACAGTCGGCCCACCGACGCGCGCCGCGCATCAGAAGGCGTCGTGGTTCTACGGCTTCCGCGTCATCGACGCGTGCTTGCGTGTCGTCGAGCCGTTCTTTCCGAAGAGCATCCGCAAGCGCGCGATCGATCGCGCGGTGTCGTTCGTCACCGAGCGGCTCAACGGCGAGGACGGCCTCGGCGCGATTTTCCCCGCGATGGCGAATTCCGTCATGATGTACGACGTGCTCGGCGTGCCGGAAGACGATCCGCGCCGCGCCATCGCGCGTCACTCGATCGAGAAGCTTCTCATCATCAAGGATGAGGAGGCCTACTGCCAGCCGTGCCTTTCGCCGGTGTGGGACACTGCACTCGTGACACACGCGCTCTTAGAGTCGGGTGGTGAGAAGGCTGTCGCGCAAGCCGTCAAAGGCCTCGATTGGCTCAAGCCTTTGCAAGTTCTCGACGTGAAAGGCGATTGGGCCGAAGCGCGGCCGAACGTTCGTCCCGGCGGCTGGGCATTCCAGTATCGCAACGATCACTATCCGGATCTCGACGACACCGCGGTGGTCGTGATGGCGATGGATCGCTCGCGCGGCCTCGGCACCGAGGCGCGGTTCGAGGAAGCCATCGCGCGCGGCCGCGAATGGATCGAAGGCTTGCAGAGCCACGACGGCGGCTATGCGGCGTTCGATGCCGACAACACCTATTATTACCTCAACAACATCCCGTTCGCGGATCACGGCGCGTTGCTCGATCCGCCGACCGAGGACGTGACGGCGCGTTGCGTCTCGATGCTCGCGCAGCTCGGCGACACGATTGAGAAAAATCCGAACCTCAAGCGCGCGGTCGAATACTTGCGCAAGACGCAGATGCCGGAAGGCTCGTGGTATGGCCGCTGGGGCCTCAACTACATCTACGGCACGTGGTCCGTGATGTGCGCGCTCAACGCCGCCGGCGTCGATCAGAAAGACGACATGATGCGGCGCGGCGTCGCGTGGCTGCTCAAGATCCAGAACGCCGATGGCGGCTGGGGCGAGGATGGCGTGAGCTATAAGCTCGACTACCGCGGCTACGAACCGGCGCCGAGCACCGCATCGCAGACCGCGTGGGCGATGCTGGCGCTGATGGCGGCAGGCGAGGGCAACAATCCTGCGGTCGAGCGCGGCGTCGCCTATCTCGCAGCGACACAGAACGACGAAGGTTTGTGGGACGAGGAGCGCTACACCGCGACCGGTTTCCCGCGCGTCTTCTATCTGCGCTACCACGGCTACCGGAAATTCTTCCCGCTGTGGGCGATGGCGCGCTATCGCAACCTGCAGAACGCCAACAGCCCGACCGTCGCGTACGGCATGTGATGAGCGCGCTTCCGCTCATCGCCGTCGTCGGCCTCACCTTCGAAGAAGCGATCATCGCGGCGCCCGGCATCGTCGTCGTGCGCGGCGGTGACGGCAGCCGGCTCGACGCAGCGCTCGAAGCAGCGCTGGCGAACGGTGCGCGCGGTCTCATCAGTTTCGGCATCGCGGGCGGCCTTGCGCCGCATGCGCCGTGCGGCACCGTCGCAGTCGCGACCGAAGTCGTGCACGGCGAAGAGCGCTACACCTGCGATCCCGATTGGACGCTTGCGCTTCTCAAGAAGCTCCCGGACGCGCTCGACGGCGTCTTCGCAGGCGTCTCGGCGCCCGTCACGACTCCGGAAGCGAAAGCCGCTCTCCACCAAGCCACCGGCGCGATCACGGTGGATATGGAATCGCACAAGGTCGCGCGCGCTGCGGCGAAACACGGGCTTCCATTCGCGGCGCTCCGCGCGATCAGCGATCCGGCCGAGCGCGCGCTGCCGCCGTCGGCTCTCGTCGGCATGACACCGGAAGGTCAAACGAATGCGGGCGCCGTGATGCGATCTCTCGCGCGGCGCCCGCAGGATTTGCCTGGATTGATACGAGCCGGTCTCGACGTGAAGACCGCGACGGCTGCGTTACTCCGCAGCCGTGAGAGTCTGGGGCCGCTCCTTGGCCTTCTTCTCGATTGATTCCATCTCGTGTTCGACGTGCTTGGCGAACACGAACTCGGCCGGGCGCTGATTGGCGAGTGAAATTTCCGGCGCCATCGGGCCGTCCGTGCGGATGCCCGTGAAGGCAAACTTCAGCGCTTTGAGCGGGTGCGAAATCATCTGATCGGCTGCAGTCGGCTCGTAGCCGCAATGCGCCATGCAGTTCGCACACTTCTCGTACTTGCCGGTGCCGTAGGAATCCCAGTCGGTGGTTTCCATCAGCTCCTTGTACGTCTTCGTGTAGCCTTCGCCGAGCAGGTAGCACGGCTTCTGCCAACCGAAGATGTTGCGCGTCGGCATGCCCCACGGCGTGCAGTGATGCTCTTGGTTGCCGGCGAGGAAGTCGAGGAAGAGCGGCGAGTGGACGAAGTTCCACTTCTTGCCCTTGCCGAGTGCGAACACCTTGCGGAACAATTCCTTCGTCTTCTTGCGGGCGAGGAAGTGCTGCTGGTCCGGTGCGCGCTCGTAGGCGTAGCCGGGCGAGATCGAAACGCCGACGCCGAGCTCCTTACAGAAGTCGAGATACCCCGCGATGTCCTCGGCCGAGTGGCCGTCGAAGATTGTCGCGTTGACGTTGACGGCGAAGCCCGCGGCGCGCGCGGCCTTGATCGCCGAAACGGCCTTATCGAACACGCCGTCCTGGCAGACGGCCTTGTCGTGGTGATCCTTCAGGCCATCGAGATGGACCGAAAAGAACAGATACGGCGACGGCTTGAAGAGGTGCAGCTTCTTCTCGAGCAGCAGCGCGTTCGTGCAGAGCGAGACGAACACTTTGCGCTCGATGATGCCCGCAACGATTTCGCCGATCTCCTTGTGGATCAGCGGCTCGCCGCCCGGAATGGCGACCATCGGCGCACCGCACTCGTCGACAGCCTGCAGGCACTCTTCGACGGTCATGCGGCGATTGAGAATCGGCGCCGGATAATCGATCTTGCCGCAGCCCGCGCAAGCGAGGTTGCAGCGGAACAACGGCTCCAGCATCAGCACGAGCGGATAGCGCTTGTTGCCAAGCAGCTTCTGCTTGATGAGGTACGTGCCGAGCTTGATCTCTTTTAGAAACGGAACGGGCATCTTTACTTTCTCCACCAGCAGACGGATCAACGGCCGTTGCTGATCGTATGGGCTGTCTTCACATCGGCCAGCACGGCCGGAAGACGAAACTGAACATTCTCTTCACGCCCCGGCAGGGTCGACACTTCTACCGGGCCTAATCGGCGTAACGCACCGATAACATCTTCAACCAACACTTCCGGTGCTGAAGCCCCGGCTGTGATACCGACAGTCTCGATTCCACGCAACCATTCGGCCTTCACCTCGCTACCATCGGCGACAAGAAAGCTGGGTAAGCCCTCTTCTTCCCCGATTTCGCGCAAGCGATTGGAATTAGAACTGTTCTTGGCGCCGACCATGAGGATGAGATCAACCACCTTAGCTAAGTCGCGGACCGCCGACTGACGGTTCTGCGTCGCATAGCAGATATCCCGTGTTTCTGGTCCCACAAGGTCCTTAAAACGTCGTTGCAGGGCTTCGATGATACCGCGCGTGTCGTCGACGCTGAGCGTCGTCTGCGTCACATAAGCGACCGGCGTGTCGACCGGGATATCCAGCGTGGCAACGTCAGCTTCGGTCTGCACCAGAGCCACCGGCGCATCGATCTGACCGAGTGTGCCTTCGACCTCGGGGTGACCTGCGTGGCCGATGAGGATCAGCTTGCGGCCTTGGCTGACATATCGCTTGCCTTGGTTGTGCACCTTCGTGACGAGCGGGCAGGTGGCATCAAGCACCGGAAGATTACGCGAGGCTGCGTCGGCCTCGACCACCTTCGCGACGCCGTGCGCCGAGAAGATTGCGATCGCGCCATCCGGGATCTCGGAGACTTCCGCGACAAAACGCGCGCCGCGATCTTTCAGGCTCTCGACCACGTATTTGTTATGCACGATCTCGTGGCGGACATAGACCGGCGGCCCGAACTTCTCGATCGCCCGTTCGACGATCTCGATCGCTCGTACCACTCCGGCACAGAAACCGCGGGGTTGCGCCAAAATAACTTTCATCGACCAGTCAGGCTCCTGCGCGCTTCCAATACGGGAACGCACTCTCTCTGAACGTCAAAGCCGCACATCCAGCGCCCCGCCGCCGAATGATTGGCCCTATGGGTGAATGCGGCTTCCGCCAAGCCGCCCGTGAGAACCGAAAGAGTGGCCCACCCCAATGGACCATCCTCCGGCTCGCGTACTGCCTCAGGCGAGTTGCACCACTTCAGGTGCAACATCTTTGCCAAGGGCTTCGAACACCTTGACGAAGATGCCTTGCGCATCGAGACCCGCCTTCGCGTACATGATGTTCGGCGAGTCATGATCGATGAAGGTATCCGGCAGGATCATCGAGCGGAACTTGAGACCGCGGTCGAAAACGCCGTTGTCGGACAGAAGTTGCATGACCTGGCTGCCGAAGCCGCCGATCGAGCCTTCTTCGATCGTGATCAAAACTTCGTGCTCGCGGGCCAAACGCAGGATGAGATCGCTGTCGAGCGGCTTGGCAAAGCGTGCATCCGCGACTGTCGTCGAGAGGCCATGTGCGCCGAGCTGGTCGGCAGCCTTCAATGCTTCCTGCAGACGCGTGCCGTAGGAGAGCAGGGCGATCTTCGTGCCTTCGCGCACGATACGGCCCTTGCCGATTTCGAGCGGCACGCCGAATTCCGGCAGATCGATGCCGACACCGTCACCACGCGGATATCGCAGCGCCGACGGGGCATCGTCGATCGCAACTTGCGTCGCAACCATGTGACGCAGATCGGCCTCATCGGCCGCAGCCATCAGAACGAAGTTCGGCAGACAGCCGAGATAGGCGATGTCGAACGAGCCCGCATGCGTCGGGCCGTCGGCGCCGACGAGACCGGCGCGGTCCATCGCGAAACGAACCGGAAGATTCTGAATCGCAACGTCGTGAACGACTTGGTCGTAGCCGCGCTGAAGGAACGTCGAGTAGATCGCGCAGAACGGCTTGTAACCTTCGGTCGCAAGACCGGCCGCGAATGTCACGGCATGCTGCTCGGCGATACCAACATCGAAGGTGCGTTCCGGGAACGCCTTGTTGAAGATGTCGATGCCGGTGCCGGACGGCATTGCGGCCGTGATGCCGACGATCTTGTCGTCCTTCTGGGCTTCGAGCACGAGGCTCTCGCCGAACACCTTCTGATACGAGGGCGCATTCGGCTTGGCTTTGGCCTGCTTGCCGGTGACGACATCGAATTTCACGACGCCATGATACTTGTCGTCCGCAGCTTCGGCCGGGCCATAGCCCTTGCCCTTCTGCGTCACGACGTGGATGAGGATCGGGCCTTCCTTCGCATCGCGCACGTTCTTAAGAACGGGCAGCAGATGGTCTAAGTTATGCCCGTCGATCGGGCCTACGTAGTAAAAGCCGAGCTCTTCGAACAGCGTACCGCCGGTAACAAAACCGCGTGCGAGTTCTTCGGCCAGCGCTGCCTTCTGCTCGAAGAATTTCGGCAGACGCTTCGCGATCTGCTTGCCGATCTCGCGCAGCGAGCGATAAGTGCGGCCCGAAATGAGACGCGCAAGGTAAGCCGACATCGCGCCGACCGGCGGAGCGATCGACATCTCGTTGTCGTTGAGGATGACGATCAGGCGCGAGTTCATCGCGCCGGCATTGTTCATTGCCTCGTAAGCCATGCCGGCCGACATCGAACCGTCGCCGATGACTGCGATAACGTTGTTCTTCCCGCCGCCGAGATCGCGTGCGACGGCCATGCCGAGGCCGGCCGAGATCGATGTCGACGAATGCGCGGCGCCGAAGGGGTCGTATTCGCTCTCGGCGCGCTTGGTGAAGCCCGAGAGGCCGTCGCCTTGACGCAGCGTGCGAATGCGATCGCGGCGGCCGGTCAAAATCTTGTGCGGATAGGCCTGATGGCCGACGTCCCAAATGATGCGATCGTCGGGCGTATTGAAGACATGATGTAGCGCAACGGTGAGCTCGACTACGCCGAGGCCCGCGCCGAGGTGACCGCCCGTGACCGACACGGCGCTGATCGTTTCGTCACGGAGTTCCTGCGCAACTTGTTTCAAATCCGCTTCGCGGATGCGACGCAAGTCTGCCGGAGTTTTGATCGTATCGAGCAACGGAGTTTGCAAGTTCATCTCACAGCTTTTCGTTTATCGGTGCTAGCTTGCCGCCGCGTGCTCCACCGGTCCAAAGGCTCATTTGGGCTCTTTTGAGCTTCTCACAACCAGGAGCAAAGGCGTTGGGCGATAATAAGGAACCGCTTCCGCCAACCCTGGAAATCGATCCTTTTCACTACTTGATCCCAGGGGTCCCTCGCAATAGGAACCGCTGAACCCACCCTCCAGTTCGGACTTAGTCACCAAATATGCTGAAGAGGACCATCGTCGGGATTGTACAATACTGTACCCGCGCGCCATGGATAGTGGTCGCGGGATCAATCATTATTGCAATTCTTTCAGGCTATTACACGGCGAATAACTTTTCTATCGATACCGACATCGGGAAGCTGATTTCGCCTACGGTGGATTGGAGAAAGCGCGAAATCGCCTTCGAACAGGCCTATCCGGGCAAAGACAACTCAATTCTCGTGGTAATCGAGGCTTCTACGCCCGAACAGGCGGCGCAGGCGCAGGCGCGGCTCGCGACCGAGCTGGAGAAGAATAAGGACCTCTTTCCTGGCGTCGTGCGGTCGGGAGCTGGTCAGTTCTTCGAGCAGAATGGGCTTTTGTTCCTTCCGCAAGAAGAAGTGGAAAAGACGACCGGGGGCCTCGCTCAAGCCGACCAACTCGTCGGCGTTCTGGCCGCGGACCCCAGTTTGCGAGGCCTGACCGACGCGCTTCGATTCGCTCTCGCCGGCGTCCAGCGCGGCGCCACCACCCTCGATCAACTCGCCCCCACCATGAATGCGGCCGCCGAAACGGTCGAAAAAGACCTAGCGGGTCAGCCGGCCAGTTTCTCTTGGCATGGCCTCCTGCGCGGAAAGTTGGAGCCGGGCGATCTCCGCCGGTTCATCCAGGTTCAGGCAAAGCTCGACTTCTCCGCTCTGGAGCCGGGTAAGGACGCCTCCGACGCAATCCGTAAGGCTGCGCGCGACCTCAACCTCGCCGAGACGCTGAACGCGCGCGTCCGCCTCACCGGTGCAGTGCCCATCGCCGACGAAGAATTCGCCACCGTGCAGGAAGGCTTCCTCTTCCATACGGTCGGCATGGTGTTCTTCGTCCTGTTGATCCTCTGGCTGGCCCTCCACTCGGGCAAGCTTATCTTCGCCGTCCTCATCAACATGTTCCTCGGCCTCGCCATCACGGCGGCGCTTGGGCTCCTGATGGTCGGATCGCTGAACTTGATCTCGATCGCTTTCGCGGTGCTGTTCGTCGGCCTCGGCGTCGACTTCGGCATTCAGTTCGCGGTCCGCTATCGCGCGGCGCGCTTTGCCAGCGACGACTTGCGGGAAGCGCTGGCAGAGACGGCACGCTCGATCGGTTCGCCATTGACCCTCGCGGCTGCAGCTGTTGCCGCAGGCTTCTTGTCGTTCCTGCCGACCGCCTATAGCGGCGTTTCCGAACTCGGTCAGATCGCCGGCGTAGGCATGCTGATCGCGTTCTTGACGAGCGTGACGTTCCTGCCGGCGCTGCTGACGCTGCTCAATCCGGCCGGCGAACCGGCCGAGGTCGGCTATAAGGCGCTGGCTCCAGTCGATCATTTCCTCGAGCGGCACCGCATCGGGGTGCTCGCCGGCACCGCGCTCTGCGCCATCGGTGGTCTGCCGCTGTTGTTCTACCTGACTTTCGACTTCAACCCGATCAACCTGCGCAGTCCGAAGGTGGAGTCGATCGCGACCTTCCTCGATCTGCGCAAGGACCCGAATATCGGCGCCAACGCGATCAACGTCTTGCTGCCGTCGCAGGCGGAAGCCGAGAAAGTTGCCGAGGGCCTCGGCAAGCTTCCCGAGGTCGAGCGCGCGATGACGGTCGCGAACTTCGTGCCGGAGGATCAAGAGCCGAAGCTCAAGGCGATCCGCGCGCTCGCCGAGAAGCTCGAGCCGGCGCTCAACCCGGACAATCCGGAGCCCCCGCCGACCGACGCCGAGAACGTCGAGTCCCTCAACGACACCGCCACGGCGCTCGAGAAAGCCGCCGAAGCCGGCAAGGGGATTGGCGCGGATGCGGCCAAACGATTGGCCGCCGCGCTGAAAAAAGTGGCCGCCAGTCCCGAGCCAATGCGTGCGTCAGTGACCGCGTCATTCATCCCCCCTCTGCAAACTGTCCTCGGCGAATTACGCAATTATCTCAAAGCCGAACCGGTAACTCTTGAATCACTTCCTCAGGAGTTGAAATCCGACTGGATCACCAAAGATGGTCGCGCCCGCGCCGAGGCGATCCCCAAAGGCGACCCGAACGACAACGACGTTTTGCGGGCTTTCGCGCGCTCGGTCGTGAAGGCTTATCCGAACGCGATCGGTGGCCCGATCTCGATTCTCGAGTCCGGCAATACGATCGTGAACGCGTTCATCCAGGCCGGGATCTGGGCGCTGCTCTCGATTGCGATTCTGCTCTGGATCGTGCTGCGCCGGATCAGCGACGTGCTGCTGACGTTGGTCCCGCTGCTCGTCGCGGGCGTGCTGACGCTCGAAATCTGCGTGTTGATAGGGATGCCGCTCAACTTCGCGAACATCATCGCGTTGCCGCTGCTGCTCGGTGTCGGCGTCGCGTTCAAGATCTACTACATCATGGCGTGGCGCGCCGGGCAGGGGAACCTGCTGCAGTCGAGCCTGACCCGCGCCGTGATTTGGAGTGCGCTCGCCAGCATGGTGGCCTTCGGCAGCCTCTGGCTGTCCAGCCATCCGGGCACGTCGAGCATGGGCAAGTTGCTCGCGCTCTCGCTTGCCACGACGCTCTGCGCCGCAGTGCTGTTCCAGCCGGCCCTGATGGGCAAGCCGCGCGAGGTCGAAAAAGACGGCACGAGCATCTAGCTCCCATCGTCACCGCCCAAACAGAAACGCCGCCCCGGAGGGCGGCGTTTTTCGTTTCAGTTTGCCGAGGCGATCAGGTGCCGACCGCGGAGCAGACGCTCTTCTGCGCCGGTGCCGCCGCGGCAGTTGTCTTCGGAGCCGGGGAACCCGGGGGCGGTGCGGCGCGGCCTGTGGTCTCGGCCTTCACGCGCGTCCACTTCTCGCCGCCGCAGAGGAAGCCCATCACGCAACCACGGACGTTGAGCAGGTCCGGATTGTCCAACGAGATGCTGGCCGTGTAGGTCTTGCCGTTCTCGGCGTTGTAGATTTGGCCTTCCCATTTATTGGGATCGGAAGGCTTCATACCAAGGATGATCGGCATGCCGAGAGTCGGCCGCGTCCGCTTGGCAGCGTCCGGATTTTCCTTGTCGACCCCGGGTTCCTTTTCCCACGAGATCACGCCCCAATAGGCGCCTTTACAGTTCTCGATCTTGATCTTGGCCACCTTGTCGGCAACCAGCCATTCACCGGTCGGGTCGGCCGCGGCCGCAATTCCTGTCGTGAGGCAGAGGGCCGCAAGGGCACCCGCAATACGTCGCATCACTGTTATTCCCTGTTTTTTGACCGCCCGGCACCATACAACCGTCTAAGAAACCCGTCACCATCTTCGTACTAAATTGGTTGCGGGCGGGCAGTGTTCTGCTTACGTCACGCTAAACAAGTCATGCAAACTGGACAAAACATGGGCGCAAATCCGGCCGATACGATCGACGCGGCCACACTTTTCGCGGCGAACGAAGCGGAACGCTACAATCTGCACACGCGCCATCTTAACGAGCAGATGGTCCGTGTCCTTAAAACTATCGGATATGACGTTGGTTTCACAAAGGGGCAGGGCCAATACCTTTATGACCGGAACGGCGAGAAGTATCTCGACCTTCTGAGCGGCTTTGGCGTGTTCGCGCTCGGCCGCAACCATCCGGACATTCGCGAAGCACTCAAGAGCGTCCTCGACAGCGATCTTCCGAATCTCGTCCAGATGGATGTCTCGACCCTCGCCGGCATCCTGGCGAAGAAGTTGCTCGAAAATGTCCCAAGCATGGAGAAGGTGTTTTTCGCCAACTCTGGGGCCGAAGCTGTCGAAGCCGCGATCAAGTTTGCCCGCGCGGCGACCGGCAAGCAGACCATCGTTTTTTGCGATCACGCTTTCCATGGCCTGACCCACGGCGCGCTCTCGCTGAACGGCGACGCC contains:
- the hpnE gene encoding hydroxysqualene dehydroxylase HpnE translates to MPSTVHIIGAGLAGLAAAIRLQENGYRTIVHEATGHVGGRCRSFYDAATDLVIDNGNHLLLSANHAVLEYARTLGTEDRLSGPAKPDFDFYDLKSNLHWKLRISPGRIPWWVFDPKSRVPGTTTVDYLKLVPLLMSSSDKPLADVIPTSGVLYERLIQPLMLAALNVDPKTGSSALAAQVVRETLAAGGQQCRPLIASTGLSDVLIEPAVARITEGHGEVRMRHELRRILHEGDRATALDFGENTILLEGDDAVVVAVPAYAAATLIPGLNVPTDMRPILNVHFAIKPPKGVSQLIGVVNATTEWIFAFPNRLSVTVSGAERLMAEPREQLAEAIWQEVAAVTGLTGTPMPRWQIVRERRATFASIPAENAKRPGTATRWKNVALAGDFTQTGLPATLEGATRSGNRAADLLMSR
- the shc gene encoding squalene--hopene cyclase, which produces MDQSATLPREVLERHIGKATDALLADQKPDGHWVFELEADATIPAEYVLMRHYLGEPVAHELERKIAVYLRRIQGKHGGWPLFHDGAFDMSASVKAYLALKMIGEDINAPHMTRAREAILSRGGAVYSNVFTRILLSLYGVIPWKAVPVMPVEIMLLPKWFPFHLDKVSYWARTVIAPLLVLQALKPRARNKLGVKIDELFHQDPQTVGPPTRAAHQKASWFYGFRVIDACLRVVEPFFPKSIRKRAIDRAVSFVTERLNGEDGLGAIFPAMANSVMMYDVLGVPEDDPRRAIARHSIEKLLIIKDEEAYCQPCLSPVWDTALVTHALLESGGEKAVAQAVKGLDWLKPLQVLDVKGDWAEARPNVRPGGWAFQYRNDHYPDLDDTAVVVMAMDRSRGLGTEARFEEAIARGREWIEGLQSHDGGYAAFDADNTYYYLNNIPFADHGALLDPPTEDVTARCVSMLAQLGDTIEKNPNLKRAVEYLRKTQMPEGSWYGRWGLNYIYGTWSVMCALNAAGVDQKDDMMRRGVAWLLKIQNADGGWGEDGVSYKLDYRGYEPAPSTASQTAWAMLALMAAGEGNNPAVERGVAYLAATQNDEGLWDEERYTATGFPRVFYLRYHGYRKFFPLWAMARYRNLQNANSPTVAYGM
- the hpnH gene encoding adenosyl-hopene transferase HpnH, which gives rise to MPVPFLKEIKLGTYLIKQKLLGNKRYPLVLMLEPLFRCNLACAGCGKIDYPAPILNRRMTVEECLQAVDECGAPMVAIPGGEPLIHKEIGEIVAGIIERKVFVSLCTNALLLEKKLHLFKPSPYLFFSVHLDGLKDHHDKAVCQDGVFDKAVSAIKAARAAGFAVNVNATIFDGHSAEDIAGYLDFCKELGVGVSISPGYAYERAPDQQHFLARKKTKELFRKVFALGKGKKWNFVHSPLFLDFLAGNQEHHCTPWGMPTRNIFGWQKPCYLLGEGYTKTYKELMETTDWDSYGTGKYEKCANCMAHCGYEPTAADQMISHPLKALKFAFTGIRTDGPMAPEISLANQRPAEFVFAKHVEHEMESIEKKAKERPQTLTAAE
- the ispH gene encoding 4-hydroxy-3-methylbut-2-enyl diphosphate reductase; translated protein: MKVILAQPRGFCAGVVRAIEIVERAIEKFGPPVYVRHEIVHNKYVVESLKDRGARFVAEVSEIPDGAIAIFSAHGVAKVVEADAASRNLPVLDATCPLVTKVHNQGKRYVSQGRKLILIGHAGHPEVEGTLGQIDAPVALVQTEADVATLDIPVDTPVAYVTQTTLSVDDTRGIIEALQRRFKDLVGPETRDICYATQNRQSAVRDLAKVVDLILMVGAKNSSNSNRLREIGEEEGLPSFLVADGSEVKAEWLRGIETVGITAGASAPEVLVEDVIGALRRLGPVEVSTLPGREENVQFRLPAVLADVKTAHTISNGR
- the dxs gene encoding 1-deoxy-D-xylulose-5-phosphate synthase, which encodes MNLQTPLLDTIKTPADLRRIREADLKQVAQELRDETISAVSVTGGHLGAGLGVVELTVALHHVFNTPDDRIIWDVGHQAYPHKILTGRRDRIRTLRQGDGLSGFTKRAESEYDPFGAAHSSTSISAGLGMAVARDLGGGKNNVIAVIGDGSMSAGMAYEAMNNAGAMNSRLIVILNDNEMSIAPPVGAMSAYLARLISGRTYRSLREIGKQIAKRLPKFFEQKAALAEELARGFVTGGTLFEELGFYYVGPIDGHNLDHLLPVLKNVRDAKEGPILIHVVTQKGKGYGPAEAADDKYHGVVKFDVVTGKQAKAKPNAPSYQKVFGESLVLEAQKDDKIVGITAAMPSGTGIDIFNKAFPERTFDVGIAEQHAVTFAAGLATEGYKPFCAIYSTFLQRGYDQVVHDVAIQNLPVRFAMDRAGLVGADGPTHAGSFDIAYLGCLPNFVLMAAADEADLRHMVATQVAIDDAPSALRYPRGDGVGIDLPEFGVPLEIGKGRIVREGTKIALLSYGTRLQEALKAADQLGAHGLSTTVADARFAKPLDSDLILRLAREHEVLITIEEGSIGGFGSQVMQLLSDNGVFDRGLKFRSMILPDTFIDHDSPNIMYAKAGLDAQGIFVKVFEALGKDVAPEVVQLA